Proteins found in one Nocardia brasiliensis ATCC 700358 genomic segment:
- the dnaJ gene encoding molecular chaperone DnaJ yields MARDYYGLLGVAKNATDQEIKRAYRKLARELHPDVNPDEVAQARFKEVSAAYEVLSDPEKRRVVDMGGDPLEAGGGGAGFSGAGFGGLGDVFEAFFGGMSGASGGTRKPRGRVQPGADSLLRTRLSLAECAVGVTKHLTVDTAILCDVCTGAGTNGKSKPVRCETCGGAGEVQSVQRSFLGQVLTSRPCPTCRGAGETIPDPCHKCGGDGRVRARREIAAPIPAGVANGMRVRLAAQGEVGPGGGHAGDLYVEIVEQPHDVFVRDGDDLHCTIRVPMVDATLGTTVVIDTILDGPTELTIAPGTQPGEVSVLRGHGMPRLRSGARGDLLAHLDIVIPSKLDSKQTDLLRKYKGTRPNERAEVMSTQSEHNSGLFARLRASFSGR; encoded by the coding sequence GTGGCACGGGACTACTACGGACTGCTCGGCGTCGCGAAGAACGCGACCGACCAGGAGATCAAGCGCGCCTATCGCAAGCTGGCTCGCGAGCTCCACCCCGACGTCAACCCCGACGAGGTGGCGCAGGCCAGGTTCAAAGAAGTGTCGGCCGCCTACGAGGTGCTGTCGGATCCGGAGAAGCGGCGCGTCGTCGACATGGGCGGCGACCCGCTGGAAGCCGGCGGTGGCGGCGCGGGCTTCTCGGGCGCCGGTTTCGGCGGGCTCGGCGATGTGTTCGAGGCGTTCTTCGGTGGCATGAGCGGTGCCTCGGGTGGCACGCGCAAGCCGCGCGGGCGGGTACAGCCGGGCGCGGATTCGCTGCTGCGGACCCGGTTGAGCCTGGCCGAGTGCGCGGTCGGCGTGACCAAGCACCTGACCGTCGACACCGCGATCCTCTGCGACGTGTGTACCGGCGCGGGCACCAACGGCAAGTCGAAGCCGGTGCGTTGCGAAACCTGCGGTGGCGCAGGCGAAGTGCAGTCCGTGCAGCGCTCGTTCCTGGGCCAGGTGCTCACGTCGCGCCCGTGCCCGACCTGCCGCGGTGCCGGCGAGACAATCCCCGATCCGTGCCACAAGTGTGGCGGCGACGGCCGGGTGCGCGCGCGACGGGAGATCGCGGCGCCGATCCCGGCGGGCGTGGCGAACGGTATGCGGGTGCGCTTGGCCGCGCAGGGCGAGGTCGGTCCCGGCGGCGGGCACGCGGGCGATCTGTACGTGGAGATCGTCGAACAGCCGCACGACGTGTTCGTCCGCGACGGCGACGACCTGCACTGCACCATCCGCGTGCCGATGGTCGACGCCACGCTGGGCACCACCGTGGTGATCGACACCATCCTCGACGGCCCGACCGAACTGACCATCGCGCCCGGCACTCAGCCCGGCGAGGTCTCGGTGCTGCGCGGCCACGGTATGCCGCGGCTGCGCTCCGGCGCGCGCGGTGACCTGCTCGCGCACCTGGACATCGTCATCCCGAGCAAGCTGGACAGCAAGCAGACCGACCTGCTGCGCAAGTACAAGGGCACCCGCCCGAACGAGCGCGCCGAGGTCATGTCGACGCAGTCCGAGCACAACAGCGGGCTGTTCGCCCGGCTGCGGGCCTCGTTCAGCGGGCGCTGA
- a CDS encoding 16S rRNA (uracil(1498)-N(3))-methyltransferase has translation MAATVFYLDEVPEPGALAVLDGPEGRHAATVRRIRVGEPITLSDGRGVLAESEVVAAQRDRLELRVLNRAVAAPVTPRVTVVQALPKSDRSELAVELMTEAGADAIVPWQAARCVANWEGKAGKAVEKWRAAARSAARQSRRAYIPEVTELHRTRDVLELIRKAEADGAIVAALHESGAARFTALPFDGVPEVVLIVGPEGGLDETELAACTAAGADIVLLGPTVLRTSTAAAVALGALGALTPRWGAS, from the coding sequence TTGGCTGCGACGGTCTTCTACCTCGACGAGGTGCCCGAGCCGGGCGCCCTCGCCGTGCTCGACGGCCCGGAGGGCAGGCACGCCGCGACGGTGCGCCGCATCCGGGTCGGTGAGCCGATCACCCTGTCGGACGGCCGCGGTGTCCTTGCCGAATCGGAAGTGGTTGCGGCCCAACGTGACCGGCTGGAGCTGCGGGTGCTGAACCGCGCGGTGGCAGCACCGGTGACGCCGCGGGTGACGGTGGTGCAGGCGTTGCCGAAGTCCGATCGTTCGGAGCTGGCGGTCGAATTGATGACCGAGGCCGGTGCCGACGCGATCGTGCCGTGGCAGGCCGCGCGTTGCGTCGCGAACTGGGAAGGCAAGGCGGGCAAGGCCGTCGAGAAATGGCGGGCTGCGGCGCGCTCGGCTGCGCGACAGTCCCGGCGCGCCTACATCCCCGAGGTCACCGAGCTGCATCGCACCCGCGATGTGCTCGAGCTGATCCGGAAAGCCGAGGCGGACGGCGCGATCGTCGCGGCGCTGCACGAATCGGGCGCCGCCCGTTTCACCGCGTTGCCGTTCGACGGCGTCCCCGAAGTGGTGCTGATAGTTGGGCCCGAAGGCGGTCTCGACGAGACCGAACTCGCCGCCTGTACCGCGGCGGGCGCGGATATCGTGCTGCTCGGCCCCACGGTGCTGCGCACGTCGACCGCCGCCGCGGTGGCACTCGGCGCGCTGGGCGCTTTGACCCCTCGCTGGGGCGCGAGCTAG